A genomic region of Alligator mississippiensis isolate rAllMis1 chromosome 6, rAllMis1, whole genome shotgun sequence contains the following coding sequences:
- the DCDC2B gene encoding doublecortin domain-containing protein 2B isoform X1, translating to MRPCPFQGLWGRIPQCGLAQTTWSKLGCGAPAGPSLGLCPSPKHRAGSRDRCRALPWARGPGCPGGCGGAASPWLRHPGAMPEGAGPGSLQGGHAPARRQGAPQRGRGGGGLLALPLGAACRSVMTPSAGARLPGQQRWSRSWSGCAGRRRRCSYLSRGLKHLSGARKKNGMKVHPIAPQKLTVSARWQKPTHLPCVIHVFRNGDLLSPPFRLLLSKSTLLEWDAVLGLVTEKASLRSGAVRRLCRLDGVAVSSGEELVNGGYYVAVGAEKYKNLPYFELLVPENSAQRVFWSHPNNRRGIHNKGFSKFHATSQDGASDSALLEPPQQLDSRRVQSTGAAEKDETPVPSLMVCRPARRYPHREEESVFHAKPARAGQNKKSHRNTPHWLDQEEGGVYKVKDPRKELRGAREVAEDEHTMVELPVDQSAAETVEEEVLPKNRPTPQTKAGTTRRSQKALTTRNNSSDSEAEAN from the exons atgcgcccctgccccttccaggggCTTTGGGGACGTATCCCCCAGTGCGGGCTGGCGCAAACCACTTGGAGCAAGCTTGGATGCGGCGCTCCCGCAGGCCCCAGCCTCGGCCTCTGCCCCTCACCCaaacacagggctgggagcagggaccgCTGCCGGGCCCTTCCCTGGGCGCGGGGGCCAGGGTGCcccggggggtgtgggggtgcggCGTCCCCCTGGCTGCGGCACCCCGGGGCGATGCCCGAGGGCGCTGGGCCCGGGTCCCTGCAGGGTGGCCACGCGCCCGCCCGCCGCCAGGGGGCGCCGCAGCGCGGGCGGGGTGGGGGCGGCCTTCTTGCCCTGCCCCTCGGCGCAGCGTGTCGCTCCGTGATGACGCCATCAGCCGGCGCCCGGTTGCCGGGGCAGCAGcgatggagcaggagctggagcggctgcgcggggcggcggcggcgctgcaG CTATTTAAGTCGGGGATTGAAGCACCTGAGTGGGGCTAGGAAGAAAAATGGCATGAAG GTCCACCCCATCGCTCCCCAGAAGCTGACCGTGTCGGCACGATGGCAGAAGCCCACCCATCTGCCCTGTGTGATCCA CGTCTTCCGGAACGGCGACTTGCTGAGCCCCCCTTTCCGCCTGCTCCTCTCCAAGAGCACCCTGCTGGAGTGGGATGCTGTCCTGGGGCTGGTGACGGAGAAAGCCAGCCTTCGCAGTGGAGCTGTCCGAAG gctctgcaggctggatggagtTGCAGTGTCCAGCGGTGAGGAGCTGGTGAACGGCGGTTACTACGTGGCTGTGGGGGCTGAgaagtacaaaaacctgccctacTTTGAACTGCTGGTGCCTGAAAATTCTGCCCAGAGGGTGTTCTG GAGCCATCCCAATAACAGGCGTGGGATCCACAATAAAGGG TTTAGTAAATTCCACGCCACTTCCCAGGACGGAGCCAGTGACTCTGCCCTCCTCGAACCTCCACAACAG CTGGACAGCCGCAGGGTGCAGTCCACAGGAGCTGCAGAGAAGGACGAGacccctgttccctccctgatgGTATGCAGGCCAGCCAGGAGATATCCACACAGGGAGGAAGAGTCAGTCTTCCACGCCAAACCTGCCCGTGCAGGGCAAAATAAGAAGAGCCACAGGAACACCCCACACTGGCTTGATCAAG AAGAGGGAGGTGTTTATAAAGTGAAAGACCCAAGAAAGGAGTTGCGAGGGGCTCGGGAAGTGGCAGAGGACGAGCACACGATGGTGGAGCTGCCTGTGGACCAA AGTGCTGCAGAGACTGTGGAAGAGGAAGTTCTACCCAAAAATAGGCCAACTCCTCAGACAAAG gcTGGGACCACTCGCAGATCACAGAAGGCCTTGACAACACGAAACAATTCCAGCGACTCAGAGGCGGAAGCAAACTGA
- the EIF3I gene encoding eukaryotic translation initiation factor 3 subunit I: MKPILLQGHERSITQLKYNREGDLLFTVAKDPIVNVWYSVNGERLGTYNGHTGAVWCVDADWDTRHVLTGSADNSCRLWDCETGKQLALVKTSSAVRTCGFDFGGNIIMFSTDKQMGYQCFVSFFDLRDSSQIENDEPYMKIPCSESKITSAVWGPLGEFIIAGHENGELNQFSAKSGEQLTNVKEHTKQINDIQTSRDMTMFITASKDNTAKLFDSTTLDHLKTFRTERPVNSAALSPIFDHVVLGGGQEAMDVTTTSTRIGKFEARFFHLGVEEEFGRIKGHFGPINSVAFHPDGKSYSSGGEDGYVRIHYFDPQYFEFEFEV; the protein is encoded by the exons ATG AAGCCGATCCTGCTGCAGGGCCACGAGCGCTCCATCACGCAGCTCAAGTACAACCGCGAGGGAGACCTGCTCTTCACCGTCGCCAAGGACCCC ATTGTCAACGTTTGGTACTCGGTCAACGGAGAGAGGCTCGGCACTTACAACGGTCACACGGGAGCCGTCTGGTGTGTGGATGCGGACT GGGACACGAGGCATGTGCTTACAGGCTCTGCAGACAACTCCTGCCGGCTCTGGGACTGTGAAACAG GAAAACAGCTTGCCCTAGTGAAGACCAGCTCCGCTGTGAGAACCTGCGGGTTTGATTTTGGAGGAAACATCATCATGTTCTCCACGGACAAGCAGATGGGATATCAGTGCTTTGTGAGCTTCTTTGACCTGCGGGACTCCAGCCAGATTG agAACGATGAGCCTTACATGAAAATCCCATGCAGCGAGTCGAAAATCACCAGTGCTGTGTGGGGCCCTCTGGGGGAATTCATCATTGCAGGGCACGAGAATGGAGAGTTGAACCAGTTTAGTGCCAAG TCAGGGGAGCAGCTCACAAATGTCAAAGAGCACACCAAGCAGATCAACGACATCCAGACCTCACGGGACATGACCATGTTTATCACTGCCTCCAAGGACAACACAGCCAAG CTCTTCGACTCCACGACACTCGATCACCTGAAGACGTTCCGGACAGAGCGGCCCGTGAACTCTGCAGCGCTCTCGCCCATTTTTGACCAT GTCGTCCTGGGTGGTGGACAGGAGGCCATGGACGTGACCACGACCTCTACTAGGATTGGCAAGTTTGAGGCAAG ATTCTTCCACTTGGGTGTTGAAGAGGAGTTTGGGAGAATCAAAGGCCACTTCGGTCCAATAAACAGTGTTGCCTTCCACCCCGATGGAAAGAG TTACAGCAGCGGCGGTGAGGATGGCTACGTCCGCATCCACTACTTCGACCCCCAGTACTTTGAATTTGAGTTTGAAGTTTGA
- the IQCC gene encoding IQ domain-containing protein C — protein MEIEGGLDLLQWKGGLLPRPMFLQEKQVKAKRSIGQEAVSEDQSATDKEQQKLYPLETSEPEKDCDSRGITNPAGQLQGEEVPSGSGADGARLNPEPEAETPTRLDCSLPGESSEWKNCSNVSSVWSSTILETGSARASQELSFGSMEKELPEMLPELQRYRKHLAMEMLWLQQAIASRKNYLILKQRLGAPER, from the exons ATGGAGATCGAAGGGGGTTTGGATCTGTTGCAGTGGAAAGGCGGCCTCCTACCCAGGCCCATGTTTCTTCAGGAG AAACAGGTGAAAGCAAAGCGATCAATTGGTCAAGAGGCTGTATCCGAAGACCAGAGTGCCACCGATAAAGAGCAGCAGAAACTTTATCCTTTGGAGACTTCAGAACCAGAGAAGGACTGTGACTCTCGGGGCATCACAAACCCCGCAGGCCAGCTGCAAGGTGAGGAGGTGCCCTCGGGGAGTGGTGCTGATGGAGCGAGGCTGAATCCAGAGCCTGAGGCAGAGACACCCACCAGGCTGGACTGCAGCCTGCCAGGGGAGAGCAGCGAATGGAAGAACTGTAGCAACGTGTCTTCTGTATGGAGCAGCACCATTCTGGAGACCGGGTCTGCCAGAGCCAGCCAGG AGCTTTCATTCGGAAGCATGGAGAAagagctgcctgagatgctaccTGAGCTCCAGCGCTACCGAAAGCATTTGGCCATGgagatgctgtggctgcagcaagcTATTGCAAGCCGTAAGAAT TACTTGATCCTGAAACAAAGGCTGGGGGCTCCTGAGAGATAA
- the CCDC28B gene encoding coiled-coil domain-containing protein 28B produces MEDKKKKRSPKACLAQSAPAGGLRKLPVPTSKSATFSLGLPHLPSPKQRAKFKRVNKEKPRAPQPGGGAGVALGPPLQHTFLTDVSDVYEMEGGLLNLLNDFHSGKLQAFGKECSFEQLEHVREMQEKLARLHFSLDVCVEELSEDQKKTVADRNLDQLLTNLEELSNSIQKLHLAENSDLEDASTA; encoded by the exons ATGGAagacaagaagaagaagaggagccCCAAGGCTTGCCTGGCTCAGTCTGCCCCTGCCGGCGGCTTGCGCAAGCTGCCTGTCCCCACCAGCAAAAGCGCCACCTTCTCTTTGGggctgcctcacctgccctcacCGAAGCAGAGGGCCAAGTTCAAGAG GGTAAACAAGGAGAAGCCTCGTGCCCCGCAGCCGGGGGGTGGcgcaggggtggcactggggccCCCGCTGCAGCACACCTTTCTGACGGATGTCTCGGACGTGTACGAGATGGAGGGCGGCCTCCTGAACCTGCTCAATGACTTCCACTCAGGGAAGCTGCAGGCATTCG GGAAGGAGTGCTCCTTTGAGCAGCTGGAGCACGTGCGGGAGATGCAGGAGAAGCTGGCGCGCCTGCACTTCAGCCTGGACGTCTGCGTGGAGGAGCTGTCCGAGGACCAAAAGAAGACGGTGGCTGACAGGAACCTCGACCAGCTGCTGACCAAT CTGGAAGAGCTCAGCAACTCCAT ACAAAAGCTGCACCTGGCGGAGAACTCGGACCTGGAGGACGCTTCCACGGCCTGA
- the TMEM234 gene encoding transmembrane protein 234: protein MAPLGDVPVLVLVAVLWGGTNPFLRTGTEGLEKVKRETRLLQLLAEMRFLLLNYKYMVPLAFNQCGSVLYYVTLASADLSLAVPLCNSLALIVTLITGKVLGEDIGGKRAMVGMLLTVLGVTLCIAGSVNEKQ from the exons ATGGCCCCGCTGG GGGACGTGCCCGTGCTCGTCCTCGTGGCTGTTCTGTGGGGAGGGACCAACCCCTTCCTGAGGACGGGCACGGAGGGGCTGGAGAAGGTGAAGCGGGAGAcccggctgctgcagctgctcgcagaaATGAGATTCCTGCTCCTCAACTACAAG TATATGGTGCCACTTGCATTTAACCAGTGTGGATCTGTACTCTACTACGTCACATTGGCATCGGCAG ACCTCTCGCTGGCAGTTCCTCTCTGTAACTCTCTGGCTCTGATCGTCACCCTAATAACCGGAAAGGTCCTTGGGGAAGACATCGGTGGTAAAA GGGCCATGGTAGGAATGCTGCTCACTGTCTTAGGGGTCACCCTCTGTATAGCTGGTTCTGTGAATGAGAAGCAGTGa
- the DCDC2B gene encoding doublecortin domain-containing protein 2B isoform X2: MSSTGLALAPPAKNVVVYRNGDPFFQGRKFVVNQRQFLTFEAFLNEVTSTIHAPVAVRNIYTPRQGHRVTDLGELQNGCQYVAAGFERFKRLDYLSRGLKHLSGARKKNGMKVHPIAPQKLTVSARWQKPTHLPCVIHVFRNGDLLSPPFRLLLSKSTLLEWDAVLGLVTEKASLRSGAVRRLCRLDGVAVSSGEELVNGGYYVAVGAEKYKNLPYFELLVPENSAQRVFWSHPNNRRGIHNKGFSKFHATSQDGASDSALLEPPQQLDSRRVQSTGAAEKDETPVPSLMVCRPARRYPHREEESVFHAKPARAGQNKKSHRNTPHWLDQEEGGVYKVKDPRKELRGAREVAEDEHTMVELPVDQSAAETVEEEVLPKNRPTPQTKAGTTRRSQKALTTRNNSSDSEAEAN; this comes from the exons ATGAGCTCCACCGGATTAGCCCTAGCGCCTCCTGCCAAGAACGTGGTGGTGTATCGCAATGGGGACCCCTTCTTCCAGGGCAGGAAGTTTGTGGTCAACCAGCGCCAGTTCCTCACCTTCGAAGCGTTTCTGAACGAGGTCACCAGCACCATCCACGCACCCGTGGCAGTGAGGAATATCTACACCCCCCGGCAGGGCCACCGGGTCACAGATCTGGGGGAGCTGCAGAACGGGTGCCAGTACGTGGCAGCCGGCTTCGAGCGGTTCAAGAGGCTTGA CTATTTAAGTCGGGGATTGAAGCACCTGAGTGGGGCTAGGAAGAAAAATGGCATGAAG GTCCACCCCATCGCTCCCCAGAAGCTGACCGTGTCGGCACGATGGCAGAAGCCCACCCATCTGCCCTGTGTGATCCA CGTCTTCCGGAACGGCGACTTGCTGAGCCCCCCTTTCCGCCTGCTCCTCTCCAAGAGCACCCTGCTGGAGTGGGATGCTGTCCTGGGGCTGGTGACGGAGAAAGCCAGCCTTCGCAGTGGAGCTGTCCGAAG gctctgcaggctggatggagtTGCAGTGTCCAGCGGTGAGGAGCTGGTGAACGGCGGTTACTACGTGGCTGTGGGGGCTGAgaagtacaaaaacctgccctacTTTGAACTGCTGGTGCCTGAAAATTCTGCCCAGAGGGTGTTCTG GAGCCATCCCAATAACAGGCGTGGGATCCACAATAAAGGG TTTAGTAAATTCCACGCCACTTCCCAGGACGGAGCCAGTGACTCTGCCCTCCTCGAACCTCCACAACAG CTGGACAGCCGCAGGGTGCAGTCCACAGGAGCTGCAGAGAAGGACGAGacccctgttccctccctgatgGTATGCAGGCCAGCCAGGAGATATCCACACAGGGAGGAAGAGTCAGTCTTCCACGCCAAACCTGCCCGTGCAGGGCAAAATAAGAAGAGCCACAGGAACACCCCACACTGGCTTGATCAAG AAGAGGGAGGTGTTTATAAAGTGAAAGACCCAAGAAAGGAGTTGCGAGGGGCTCGGGAAGTGGCAGAGGACGAGCACACGATGGTGGAGCTGCCTGTGGACCAA AGTGCTGCAGAGACTGTGGAAGAGGAAGTTCTACCCAAAAATAGGCCAACTCCTCAGACAAAG gcTGGGACCACTCGCAGATCACAGAAGGCCTTGACAACACGAAACAATTCCAGCGACTCAGAGGCGGAAGCAAACTGA